The following coding sequences lie in one Verrucomicrobiia bacterium genomic window:
- a CDS encoding sodium:solute symporter family protein: MNPAEAPSTLPLFILSGYLALLLGLGVVSSRFFRGTSADYFVVSRSIGPFLLLMSIFGTTMTGFAIVGSTGKAYTSGIGVYGLMASWSGLIHSAVFFLIGIRMWAVGKRYGYVTQCSYFRDRFESPTLGYALFPVLVLLVIPYLLVGVIAAGKFLQSTTAGMFPEAFPLLRPDGSPSPLSGGLPPWIGGGVICLIVLGYVFFGGLRGAVWANTFQTLVFMGAGILAFVMISGRMGGPAEASRLAAESVFGGARMAREGLIGHAQFFSYCLIPLSVGMFPHLFQHWLTARSAKSFRLTVIAHPVCIMIVWLPCILIGMWSAAQLGAGSNPNAVLGRMVNDLVHSPVLLGVVAAGVLAAIMSSLDSQFMCLGTMFTQDIVVRRFGKHRFSDREKILLARGFIVMIVAITYGLALYLQDSAHVFDLGVWCFSGFASLFPLAFAAAYWKRATRAGALASLAAATVTWLVLFYRDILATDRPPGVDELLIFGMMPVVFIFGAALVTLVTVSLATQPPRPETVEKFFPPKS; the protein is encoded by the coding sequence ATGAATCCGGCGGAAGCTCCCTCGACGCTGCCGCTGTTCATTCTGAGCGGCTATCTGGCACTGCTGCTGGGGCTGGGCGTGGTCAGCAGCCGGTTCTTCCGGGGCACCAGCGCCGACTATTTCGTGGTGAGCCGGTCCATCGGGCCGTTTCTGCTGCTGATGTCGATCTTTGGCACCACGATGACCGGCTTTGCCATCGTGGGTTCGACCGGCAAGGCGTACACCTCGGGCATCGGGGTGTACGGATTGATGGCCTCCTGGTCCGGGCTGATCCATTCGGCCGTGTTCTTCCTGATTGGCATCCGGATGTGGGCGGTGGGGAAGCGGTACGGATACGTCACGCAATGCTCGTATTTCCGGGATCGATTCGAGTCGCCGACCCTGGGTTATGCGCTGTTTCCGGTGCTGGTGTTGCTGGTGATCCCTTATCTGCTGGTTGGCGTGATTGCGGCGGGGAAGTTTCTGCAATCGACGACGGCGGGGATGTTTCCGGAGGCCTTTCCGTTGTTGCGACCGGACGGGAGTCCGTCGCCGCTCTCGGGAGGGTTGCCTCCATGGATCGGAGGCGGGGTGATCTGTCTGATTGTTCTGGGCTATGTGTTTTTCGGGGGCCTGCGTGGGGCGGTGTGGGCCAACACGTTTCAGACGCTGGTGTTCATGGGGGCTGGGATTCTGGCATTTGTCATGATTTCGGGCCGGATGGGAGGTCCGGCGGAGGCGAGCCGGCTGGCGGCGGAGAGCGTGTTCGGAGGCGCGCGGATGGCGCGGGAAGGGTTGATCGGGCACGCGCAGTTCTTCTCCTACTGTCTCATACCGTTATCGGTCGGGATGTTTCCGCATCTGTTCCAGCACTGGCTGACGGCCCGCAGCGCGAAGAGTTTCCGGCTGACCGTGATCGCGCATCCGGTGTGCATCATGATCGTGTGGCTGCCGTGCATCCTGATCGGGATGTGGTCGGCGGCGCAGCTTGGGGCCGGGTCGAATCCGAACGCGGTGCTGGGGCGGATGGTGAATGACCTGGTGCATTCGCCGGTGCTGCTGGGCGTCGTGGCCGCGGGCGTGCTGGCGGCGATCATGTCGAGCCTGGATTCGCAGTTCATGTGTCTGGGAACGATGTTCACGCAGGACATCGTGGTGCGCCGATTTGGGAAGCACCGGTTCAGCGACCGGGAGAAGATCCTGCTGGCACGGGGATTCATTGTCATGATTGTGGCGATCACCTACGGCCTTGCGTTGTATCTGCAGGACAGCGCGCATGTGTTCGACCTGGGCGTGTGGTGTTTCAGCGGGTTTGCGTCGCTGTTTCCGCTGGCCTTCGCCGCGGCGTACTGGAAGCGGGCCACCCGGGCCGGGGCGCTGGCGTCGCTGGCGGCGGCGACGGTGACCTGGCTCGTCCTGTTCTACCGTGACATCCTGGCAACGGACCGGCCGCCCGGGGTGGATGAATTGCTGATCTTCGGGATGATGCCGGTGGTGTTCATCTTCGGGGCGGCGCTGGTGACGCTGGTGACGGTGTCGCTGGCCACTCAACCGCCGCGGCCGGAGACGGTGGAGAAGTTCTTTCCGCCGAAATCCTGA